The region CACCGCTGTGCTCGAACACGATCCTGGGCGAGCGCCGCTCCCCCAGCTCCTCCCAGAACCGGCGGCCGAAGGCGCGCACTCCGTCGGCCCAGTGCCGGTAAGCGGGATCGTCGTCCTCGGGCACACGGCCCCAGTGGTCGAACTCCGTCCGCAGGATCGTCCCGACGGCCCCCAGGTCCCGGCACACCCGGGCCTTCTCCTCGGTGGACACCACCGCGACCGCGCGTCCGCCCGCGTTGCGGACCAGTTGCGTCGCGAAGGCCCCCAGGCTGCCCGCCCCGCCCCACACCAGCACGGGATCGCCGGGTCGGACGGTGTGGGGCTGCCAGCCGAACAGCTGGCGGTGGGCGGTGGCCGCCGCGGCCAGGAACCCTCCGGCCACCTCCCAGGTCAGGTGCTCGGGTTTGGGGTGGCACTGCACGTCGCGTACGAGGCAGAACTGGCCGAAGGAGCCGTGGTTGGACTCGTAGCCCCATGCCCGCATGCTGCGCGAGGCCGCCGGGTCGCGGCCCTGGCGGATGTCGTCGGAACGCTCGTCCCAGTCCCCCGGGGACAGGATCACGTGGTCGCCGACCTCCAGGCCGGTGACGCCCTCGCCCACCGCCCAGACGATGCCCGCGCCGTCGGAACCCCCGACGTGGTAGTCCTCGGGCTCCCCCAGCTTGCGACGGGCCGCGATCACGTCGGCGGGGCGGCCCAGGGCGGCCCAGACGTTGTTGTAGTTGATGCCGGCCGTCATGGTGTAGACGAGG is a window of Nocardiopsis changdeensis DNA encoding:
- the ccrA gene encoding crotonyl-CoA carboxylase/reductase, which produces MTKELYDLGEMPPLGHVPERMHAMTIRAERYGPPEEAFAHEIVPVPKVGPGRVLVYTMTAGINYNNVWAALGRPADVIAARRKLGEPEDYHVGGSDGAGIVWAVGEGVTGLEVGDHVILSPGDWDERSDDIRQGRDPAASRSMRAWGYESNHGSFGQFCLVRDVQCHPKPEHLTWEVAGGFLAAAATAHRQLFGWQPHTVRPGDPVLVWGGAGSLGAFATQLVRNAGGRAVAVVSTEEKARVCRDLGAVGTILRTEFDHWGRVPEDDDPAYRHWADGVRAFGRRFWEELGERRSPRIVFEHSGADTLPTSLYLCDNEGMVVTCGATSGYRSDIDLRFLWMRLKRLQGSHFATTADCRIVTDLVARGLLDPCVSSVVGFDEIGTAHQEMHDNVHPWGNRVARVNALG